The following proteins are co-located in the Megalobrama amblycephala isolate DHTTF-2021 linkage group LG12, ASM1881202v1, whole genome shotgun sequence genome:
- the LOC125279950 gene encoding macrophage mannose receptor 1-like, producing MNLLYVLLLVLWSAFNSDSNSSYFLIYNEDQNKCVYAVSATEVQNVPCDASFKAQRFQWISSSQIISLAFNLCLGAEKFEDWATIILLPCNELSPVQTWECKNETLFGLKNKPLHLNYGYKEDKTNMVLFNGTGPFSRWLIYGTKENLCSHGYQVLDHHREGVSLFYICFSSFIAVGLVIMTAAVIMTTIRSKAKDAINSTTTVTEDEYMDA from the exons ATGAACCTGCTTTATGTCCTTTTATTGGTCCTGTGGTCAGCTTTCA ATTCAGATAGTAACAGCTCCTACTTTCTTATCTACAATGAGGACCAGAACAAATGTGTGTATGCCGTGAGTGCTACTGAAGTGCAGAATGTGCCATGCGATGCATCTTTCAAAGCTCAGCGTTTCCAATGGATTTCCTCTTCACAAATCATCAGCCTCGCTTTTAATCTCTGCTTGGGAGCCGAAAAGTTCGAAGACTGGGCTACAATTATCCTTCTGCCCTGCAATGAACTCAGCCCAGTGCAAACCTGGGAATGTAAAAATGAGACCTTGTTTGGCTTGAAGAACAAGCCACTGCACTTGAACTATGGATATAAAGAAGATAAGACAAATATGGTGTTGTTTAATGGAACAGGTCCTTTTAGTCGCTGGCTGATTTATGGGACCAAAGAAAATTTGTGTTCTCATGGATATCAAG TCTTGGATCATCACAGGGAAGGAGTCTCTTTATTCTACATCTGCTTTTCCTCCTTCATTGCTGTTGGTCTCGTCATCATGACTGCAGCAGTGATCATGACCACCATCAGGAGCAAAGCTAAAG